One genomic region from Ovis canadensis isolate MfBH-ARS-UI-01 breed Bighorn chromosome 6, ARS-UI_OviCan_v2, whole genome shotgun sequence encodes:
- the TRAM1L1 gene encoding translocating chain-associated membrane protein 1-like 1, translated as MTFRKKGSKNPPLLSLEFILQNHADFVACVGMFFVLGLMFEGTAEVSIVFITLQHGVTFPAVEAEAEAETEAERATAPKFLYHYGAKDLATVFFYTLVAIIIHATIQEYVLDRINRRMQFPKQRQGKFYESGQFSVFFLVSCIWGTFILVSENCLSDLTVLWKAHTHNMMTFQMKFFYISQLAYWFHAFPELLFQRSRPQELSQQAVYVGLHLFHIAGAYLLYLNHLGLLLLMMHYFVEFLSHSCDLFYFSDEKFQKEFSLWAIVFILGRLVTLIVSLITAGFQLAGGQNGNSDDSAEDVNVLAAKIAVLSSSCSIQAYVTWNLFNVQLQRWMEEDAPLQAPSVKKKRIKGRFCRKGMENGVATSNRLLDSPQMRKEKSS; from the coding sequence GCTGGGGCTCATGTTCGAGGGGACAGCAGAAGTGTCAATCGTTTTTATTACGCTCCAGCACGGGGTTACcttccctgcagtagaagcagaagcagaagcagaaacagaagcagaacGAGCCACAGCACCCAAGTTCCTTTATCATTATGGTGCCAAAGACTTGGCCACCGTGTTCTTCTACACGCTGGTGGCAATCATCATTCACGCCACCATTCAGGAGTATGTGTTGGATAGAATTAACAGGCGAATGCAGTTCCCCAAACAGAGGCAAGGCAAATTTTATGAATCTGGTCAGTTTAGCGTATTCTTCCTTGTCTCCTGTATCTGGGGCACATTCATTCTAGTCTCTGAAAACTGCCTGTCAGACCTGACTGTCTTATGGAAGGCTCATACCCATAACATGATGACATTTCAGATGAAGTTTTTCTACATCTCCCAGTTGGCTTACTGGTTTCACGCCTTTCCCGAACTATTATTCCAGAGAAGCAGACCTCAAGAACTCTCCCAGCAAGCTGTATATGTTGGTCTTCACCTCTTTCACATTGCGGGAGCTTATCTCTTGTACTTGAATCACCTGGGACTTCTTCTTTTGATGATGCATTATTTTGTGGAATTCCTTTCCCACTCTTGCGACCTGTTTTATTTTAGCGACGAGAAGTTCCAGAAGGAGTTTTCTCTATGGGCCATTGTGTTTATTTTGGGTCGACTTGTGActttaattgtttctttaataACTGCTGGTTTTCAGCTGGCTGGGGGGCAGAATGGGAATTCGGATGACTCTGCTGAAGATGTGAACGTGCTGGCAGCTAAAATTGCTGTTCTGTCATCCAGTTGCTCTATCCAAGCATACGTAACATGGAATTTATTTAATGTCCAGCTTCAGAGGTGGATGGAAGAAGATGCTCCTCTTCAGGCCCCAAGTGTGAAGAAGAAACGGATTAAGGGCAGATTTTGTAGAAAAGGAATGGAAAACGGTGTGGCAACTTCAAATAGACTGCTAGATTCTCCCCAGATGAGGAAAGAAAAGTCTTCATAA